In Arsenicicoccus dermatophilus, a genomic segment contains:
- the lipA gene encoding lipoyl synthase, with the protein MTVAPEGRRLLRVEARNAETPIERKPGWIRTTAKMGPAYTEMNSRVKGQGLHTVCQEASCPNIFECWEDREATFLIGGDVCTRRCDFCDIATGRPTGLDRSEPTKVAESIATMQLRYATVTGVARDDQPDGAAWLYAETIREIHRLNPTTGVEILPPDFGARPELVSQVFDARPEVFAHNLETVPRIFKRIRPAFTYDKSLKVLTMADEAGLITKSNLILGMGEEEAEIDQAITDLIDAGCHVLTITQYLRPSPLHHPIDRWVKPEEFVHWRDLALERGMKAVMAGPLVRSSYRSGKLYAQAMQAFGRPLPEHLAHLEGAAEMTTRQEASSLLARP; encoded by the coding sequence ATGACCGTCGCACCGGAGGGACGGCGCCTGCTGCGCGTCGAGGCCCGCAACGCCGAGACGCCCATCGAGCGCAAGCCCGGGTGGATCCGCACGACGGCCAAGATGGGCCCGGCCTACACGGAGATGAACTCCCGGGTCAAGGGCCAGGGCTTGCACACCGTGTGCCAGGAGGCCTCCTGCCCCAACATCTTCGAGTGCTGGGAGGACCGCGAGGCGACCTTCCTCATCGGCGGTGACGTGTGCACCCGCCGCTGCGACTTCTGCGACATCGCGACCGGCCGTCCCACCGGGCTGGACCGCTCCGAGCCGACCAAGGTCGCCGAGTCCATCGCCACGATGCAGCTGCGCTACGCGACCGTGACGGGCGTGGCGCGCGACGACCAGCCCGACGGGGCCGCCTGGCTGTATGCCGAGACCATCCGCGAGATCCACCGGCTCAACCCCACCACCGGCGTCGAGATCCTGCCGCCGGACTTCGGTGCCCGCCCCGAGCTGGTCTCCCAGGTCTTCGACGCCCGGCCCGAGGTGTTCGCGCACAACCTGGAGACGGTGCCACGCATCTTCAAGCGGATCCGGCCGGCGTTCACCTACGACAAGTCGCTCAAGGTCCTGACCATGGCTGACGAGGCCGGGCTGATCACCAAGTCCAACCTCATCCTCGGGATGGGCGAGGAGGAGGCCGAGATCGACCAGGCGATCACCGACCTGATCGACGCGGGCTGCCACGTCCTGACCATCACGCAGTACCTCCGGCCGTCGCCGTTGCACCACCCCATCGACCGGTGGGTCAAGCCCGAGGAGTTCGTGCACTGGCGCGACCTGGCGCTCGAGCGCGGCATGAAGGCCGTCATGGCCGGTCCCCTGGTGCGCTCGTCCTACCGCAGCGGCAAGCTCTACGCCCAGGCGATGCAGGCCTTCGGCCGGCCGCTCCCGGAGCACCTCGCCCACCTGGAGGGGGCCGCCGAGATGACCACCCGCCAGGAGGCGTCGTCGCTGCTCGCGCGCCCCTGA
- a CDS encoding SanA/YdcF family protein, with translation MTGRDRRQARHTARIVVGTLGLGALTAVVGTRAWALLASRGRILDPTDAPATEAAVILGAGLRPDGRPSDYLAARLDRALELHRLGRAPLLVVSGAALPHADEPAAMRRYLQERGVDPAVVVEDRAGIDTYATCLRARRTFGLHRIALVSQAYHLPRALALADAAGLDAVGVADRSVRRHEDTELSTWVYGELREWAAGVKVLADLVRPRPEDDGPYAEEGV, from the coding sequence GTGACCGGCCGGGACCGCCGGCAGGCGCGGCATACGGCCCGGATCGTCGTGGGCACCCTCGGGCTGGGCGCGCTCACCGCCGTGGTGGGGACCCGGGCCTGGGCCCTGCTGGCGTCCCGGGGGCGGATCCTCGATCCCACGGACGCCCCGGCGACCGAGGCCGCGGTGATCCTCGGGGCGGGCCTGCGTCCGGACGGGCGCCCGAGCGACTACCTCGCCGCCCGCCTCGACCGGGCCCTGGAGCTGCACCGGCTCGGACGTGCTCCCCTGCTCGTCGTGTCCGGCGCGGCCCTCCCGCACGCCGACGAGCCGGCGGCGATGCGGCGCTACCTGCAGGAGCGGGGCGTCGACCCGGCCGTCGTCGTCGAGGACCGGGCCGGCATCGACACCTACGCCACCTGCCTGCGGGCGCGGCGCACCTTCGGGCTGCACCGGATCGCCCTGGTCAGCCAGGCCTATCACCTCCCCCGGGCGCTGGCGCTGGCCGACGCCGCCGGGCTGGACGCGGTGGGGGTCGCCGACCGCAGCGTCCGCCGGCACGAGGACACCGAGCTCAGCACCTGGGTGTATGGCGAGCTGCGCGAGTGGGCCGCCGGGGTCAAGGTGCTCGCCGACCTGGTCCGGCCGCGCCCGGAGGACGACGGGCCCTACGCCGAGGAGGGCGTCTAG
- the citC gene encoding [citrate (pro-3S)-lyase] ligase, translating into MEDDLDIITVDPALEPAARERIAALLASQGLALDDGVEVFVTFQHYGRVLACAGLQGSVVKCVAIDPSLQGRDVLLPLMTEMTYVALDHGAGHLFIYTKPEYRQHFEACGFHHLATVPDVVTLLENTPRGLHAYVEDLAHLRRYRDRVGSIVLNANPFTNGHRHLVQRAAQDCDYLHVFVVSEESATFTFDERYRLVAAGVAELPERDRVAVHRGSAYMVSKATFPSYFLKESGVVDRAGTGLDLTIFREHIAPALGITHRYVGTEPFCAVTRAYNADMHRWLEEAPMVAPPVQVHEIERLARGDVPISATEVRRRFANKDLVALAELVPSPTLMLLAAKLLALPDIPDHRSEAC; encoded by the coding sequence GTGGAGGACGACCTCGACATCATCACCGTCGACCCGGCGCTGGAGCCAGCCGCGAGGGAGCGCATCGCCGCCCTCCTCGCGAGCCAGGGGCTCGCTCTGGACGACGGCGTCGAGGTCTTCGTGACCTTCCAGCACTACGGCCGGGTCCTGGCCTGCGCCGGGCTGCAGGGAAGCGTCGTCAAGTGCGTGGCCATCGACCCGAGCCTGCAGGGCCGGGACGTGCTGCTGCCGCTGATGACCGAGATGACCTACGTCGCGCTGGACCACGGCGCCGGGCACCTGTTCATCTACACCAAGCCGGAGTACCGCCAGCACTTCGAGGCGTGCGGATTCCACCACCTGGCGACCGTGCCCGACGTGGTGACCCTGCTGGAGAACACCCCTCGCGGGCTGCACGCCTACGTCGAGGACCTGGCCCACCTGCGGCGCTACCGCGACCGGGTGGGCTCCATCGTCCTCAACGCCAATCCCTTCACCAACGGCCACCGGCACCTGGTGCAGCGAGCCGCCCAGGACTGCGACTACCTGCACGTCTTCGTGGTGAGCGAGGAGTCGGCGACGTTCACCTTCGACGAGCGCTACCGGCTGGTGGCCGCCGGCGTGGCCGAGCTGCCCGAGCGCGACCGGGTGGCCGTCCACCGGGGGTCGGCCTACATGGTCAGCAAGGCGACCTTCCCGAGCTACTTCCTCAAGGAGTCCGGGGTCGTGGACCGGGCCGGCACCGGCCTGGACCTGACGATCTTCCGCGAGCACATCGCCCCGGCCCTCGGCATCACGCACCGCTACGTCGGGACCGAGCCCTTCTGCGCCGTCACCCGCGCCTACAACGCCGACATGCACCGCTGGCTGGAGGAGGCGCCCATGGTGGCGCCCCCGGTCCAGGTGCACGAGATCGAGCGGCTCGCCCGCGGGGACGTGCCGATCTCCGCGACCGAGGTGCGTCGTCGCTTCGCCAACAAGGACCTGGTGGCCCTCGCCGAGCTGGTGCCCAGCCCCACGCTGATGCTGCTCGCGGCCAAGCTGCTCGCCCTTCCCGACATACCTGATCACCGGTCCGAGGCCTGCTGA
- the citD gene encoding citrate lyase acyl carrier protein, producing MRIVHEAIAGTLESSDVMVRVAPPPGDDGGLDVVVTSAVMAQFGHQIRAVVDEVLRSMDVTAGEVTVEDKGALDWAIRARLQAALVRGCDADPDWAMLQEAGA from the coding sequence ATGCGCATCGTCCACGAGGCCATCGCAGGCACGCTGGAGAGCAGCGACGTGATGGTCAGGGTCGCCCCACCACCAGGTGACGACGGGGGGCTCGACGTGGTCGTCACCAGCGCGGTGATGGCGCAGTTCGGGCACCAGATCCGCGCCGTCGTCGACGAGGTGCTGCGGTCGATGGACGTGACCGCGGGCGAGGTCACCGTGGAGGACAAGGGCGCCCTCGACTGGGCGATCCGGGCGCGGCTGCAGGCGGCGCTCGTGCGCGGCTGCGACGCCGACCCGGACTGGGCGATGCTGCAGGAGGCAGGAGCATGA
- a CDS encoding serine/threonine protein kinase, whose translation MSRPQVAGYEVQGLLGEGASAVVWRAVRLEDGAPVALKVSRQPLRATDPWLSGWAVTPRDAESVLAELAWLRTARLDGVVPLHDALVLDDDRLVLVLGLAEGGSLADLVRTRGHLVAHEATTILAAVARTMLGLHRQGIAHGDLSPGNVLLDAQGHALVADLGTAAVIGDLLEDPWGTAGFVAPELDLQEEVTAAADVWSLGALGWHMLTGEPRRTATDLAELAARVPDAPATLVDLITRCLAPRPEDRPPVRDVWEELAASADPLDQLSDPRQTADAGAGQTTAETTPAAPTAAGSTTASPTGARPARPQDVPSPRAPRATLRIGGRPTGIVEARGSDRAATGGPPPAGAGASRSRRTSRDVKPSGRAASGSGGSVRPPAPAPPGAAAPAAAAGPLAAGGGSTAPRSSGTTPQQAASAPAGAGLLQAPGTVDVGLQPRPEDVTRRIREQAAEQLRALDEARAAVEPEAPVRRPFLSGRTLTGSVAAGLAVGVAGAAWWLDEPRTTPAVVVDAASVRSASGPPVTATRSAAPRGSDASGPGPTSPSTSSPGAVPSGRPVPGHAAGPGPAGTPVGVPPATAPTATAPGATSAVAPSPGPAAPSPDPGGAALSAAATAVAVDPTGALQELLDARAAALVTQDRTVLARADAAGSWAWRSDAARIAELRRRGQTQSGLRFEVTAARAVRVGEQEVVVRAGVALGPWSWLAGGRRTQETGHPAAEADYVLRRTPAGWRLAGVEQPAR comes from the coding sequence ATGAGCAGGCCGCAGGTGGCGGGCTACGAGGTGCAGGGCCTGCTGGGCGAGGGTGCCTCCGCGGTAGTGTGGCGCGCCGTGCGCCTGGAGGACGGCGCGCCTGTCGCCCTCAAGGTGAGCCGGCAGCCGCTGCGGGCCACCGACCCCTGGCTGTCCGGGTGGGCGGTCACGCCGCGGGACGCCGAGTCGGTGCTGGCCGAGCTGGCCTGGCTGCGCACGGCCAGGCTCGACGGCGTGGTGCCTCTGCACGACGCCCTGGTGCTGGACGACGACCGGCTGGTGCTGGTCCTCGGGCTCGCCGAGGGCGGCTCGCTCGCCGACCTCGTCCGGACCCGCGGCCATCTCGTCGCGCACGAGGCCACCACGATCCTGGCTGCCGTGGCGCGGACCATGCTGGGCCTGCACCGCCAGGGCATCGCGCACGGAGACCTGTCACCCGGCAACGTGCTGCTGGACGCGCAGGGACACGCCCTGGTCGCCGACCTGGGCACGGCCGCCGTGATCGGCGACCTGCTGGAGGACCCTTGGGGCACCGCAGGATTCGTGGCGCCGGAGCTGGACCTGCAGGAGGAGGTCACCGCCGCCGCGGACGTCTGGTCCTTGGGCGCGCTGGGGTGGCACATGCTGACGGGGGAGCCGAGGCGGACGGCCACCGACCTCGCCGAGCTGGCCGCCCGCGTCCCGGACGCACCGGCGACCCTCGTGGACCTGATCACCCGATGCCTCGCGCCTCGGCCCGAGGACCGGCCGCCGGTGCGGGACGTCTGGGAGGAGCTGGCTGCATCGGCCGATCCGCTCGACCAGCTGTCCGACCCGCGACAGACCGCCGACGCGGGCGCCGGGCAGACCACCGCCGAGACCACCCCAGCAGCGCCGACAGCCGCAGGGTCGACAACCGCGAGTCCGACGGGCGCGAGGCCGGCCCGTCCCCAGGACGTCCCGAGCCCACGGGCGCCCCGCGCCACGCTCCGGATCGGCGGCAGACCGACCGGGATCGTCGAGGCGCGGGGGAGCGACCGGGCAGCGACGGGCGGTCCGCCCCCGGCAGGCGCCGGGGCCTCGCGGAGCAGGCGGACCTCGCGGGACGTGAAGCCATCGGGGCGGGCCGCCTCGGGGAGCGGGGGATCGGTGCGGCCACCGGCACCGGCGCCTCCCGGAGCCGCCGCCCCCGCCGCGGCCGCCGGGCCCTTGGCGGCAGGTGGCGGATCCACGGCGCCGCGATCAAGCGGGACCACGCCCCAGCAGGCGGCCTCCGCGCCGGCTGGGGCCGGACTCCTGCAGGCCCCCGGCACCGTCGACGTCGGGCTGCAGCCGCGGCCCGAGGACGTGACCCGCCGGATCCGGGAGCAGGCGGCCGAGCAGCTGCGGGCCCTGGACGAGGCACGGGCCGCCGTGGAGCCCGAGGCACCCGTCCGTCGCCCCTTCCTGTCCGGCCGCACCCTCACCGGCTCCGTGGCCGCCGGGCTGGCCGTGGGCGTGGCAGGTGCGGCCTGGTGGCTCGACGAGCCCCGCACCACGCCTGCCGTGGTGGTGGACGCCGCGTCCGTCCGGTCTGCCTCAGGACCGCCGGTCACGGCCACGAGATCGGCGGCCCCACGGGGGTCGGACGCCTCCGGCCCCGGCCCGACGAGTCCGAGCACGAGCTCCCCGGGGGCCGTACCCTCCGGTCGACCGGTGCCCGGTCACGCGGCGGGCCCCGGCCCGGCGGGGACCCCGGTCGGCGTTCCTCCGGCGACCGCTCCCACGGCCACGGCGCCTGGTGCCACCTCGGCGGTCGCACCGTCGCCGGGACCGGCAGCCCCGTCCCCCGACCCCGGAGGCGCGGCTCTGTCCGCGGCGGCCACGGCCGTCGCGGTCGATCCCACGGGAGCCCTGCAGGAGCTGCTGGATGCTCGTGCGGCCGCGCTGGTCACGCAGGACCGGACCGTCCTGGCGCGCGCCGACGCCGCAGGCTCCTGGGCCTGGCGCTCCGACGCCGCCCGGATCGCGGAGCTGCGGCGCCGAGGGCAGACCCAGTCCGGGCTGCGCTTCGAGGTGACCGCGGCGCGGGCCGTCCGGGTCGGCGAGCAGGAGGTCGTGGTGCGGGCCGGCGTGGCCCTCGGTCCCTGGAGCTGGCTCGCCGGTGGGCGGCGCACCCAGGAGACCGGTCACCCGGCTGCCGAGGCGGACTACGTGCTCCGGCGTACCCCGGCGGGCTGGCGGTTGGCTGGGGTCGAGCAGCCCGCGCGGTGA
- the glnA gene encoding type I glutamate--ammonia ligase, whose protein sequence is MFSTPEEVLTFIKDEDVRFVDIRFCDLPGVMQHFNVPAATLDEDFFTEGQAFDGSSIRGFQAIHESDMKLLPDVTTAYLDPFRVEKTLVMNFSIVDPFTDEPYSRDPRNIAAKAEAYLQSTGIADTAYFGAEAEFYVFDDVRFANQPQGAFYSLDSVEAAWNTGREEDGGNRGYKTAFKGGYFPVPPVDHFADTRDRICLNMARVGLEVERSHHEVGTAGQQEINYRFNTLLHSGDDMMKFKYVVKNTVWEEGKTATFMPKPIFGDNGSGMHTHQSLWKDGKPLFYDEQGYGGLSDLARWYIGGLLRHAPSLLAFTNPSANSYHRLVPGFEAPVNLVYSARNRSACIRIPIAGTSPKAKRIEFRIPDPSANPYLAFAAQLMAGLDGIRNRIEPPEPIDKDLYELPPEEHDQIEQVPCTLEQVLDALEEDHEYLLAGDVFTEDLIRTWIDWKRENEVAPLRLRPHPYEFEMYFSI, encoded by the coding sequence GTGTTCAGCACCCCTGAAGAGGTCCTGACCTTCATCAAGGACGAGGACGTCAGGTTCGTCGACATCCGGTTCTGCGACCTGCCCGGCGTCATGCAGCACTTCAACGTGCCCGCTGCGACGCTGGACGAGGACTTCTTCACGGAGGGGCAGGCCTTCGACGGCTCGTCGATCCGTGGTTTCCAGGCGATCCACGAGTCCGACATGAAGCTGCTGCCGGACGTCACGACGGCCTACCTCGACCCCTTCCGGGTCGAGAAGACGCTGGTCATGAACTTCTCGATCGTGGACCCCTTCACCGACGAGCCCTACTCGCGCGACCCGCGCAACATCGCGGCCAAGGCCGAGGCCTACCTGCAGAGCACGGGCATCGCCGACACGGCCTACTTCGGCGCCGAGGCCGAGTTCTACGTCTTCGACGACGTGCGCTTCGCCAACCAGCCGCAGGGGGCCTTCTACTCGCTGGACTCCGTCGAGGCCGCCTGGAACACCGGGCGCGAGGAGGACGGCGGCAACCGCGGCTACAAGACGGCCTTCAAGGGCGGCTACTTCCCCGTCCCGCCGGTCGACCACTTCGCCGACACCCGCGACAGGATCTGCCTCAACATGGCCCGGGTCGGCCTGGAGGTCGAGCGCAGCCACCACGAGGTGGGCACGGCCGGCCAGCAGGAGATCAACTACCGGTTCAACACCCTGCTGCACAGCGGCGACGACATGATGAAGTTCAAGTACGTCGTCAAGAACACGGTGTGGGAGGAGGGCAAGACCGCGACCTTCATGCCCAAGCCGATCTTCGGGGACAACGGGTCCGGCATGCACACCCACCAGTCCTTGTGGAAGGACGGCAAGCCGCTGTTCTACGACGAGCAGGGGTATGGCGGTCTGTCCGACCTGGCCCGGTGGTACATCGGTGGCCTGCTCCGGCACGCGCCCTCGCTGCTGGCGTTCACCAACCCCTCGGCGAACTCATACCACCGCCTGGTGCCGGGCTTCGAGGCGCCGGTCAACCTGGTCTACTCCGCCCGCAACCGCTCGGCGTGCATCCGGATCCCGATCGCCGGCACCTCCCCCAAGGCCAAGCGCATCGAGTTCCGGATCCCGGACCCCTCGGCCAACCCCTACCTGGCCTTCGCCGCGCAGCTGATGGCGGGCCTGGACGGCATCCGCAACCGGATCGAGCCGCCGGAGCCGATCGACAAGGACCTCTACGAGCTGCCTCCGGAGGAGCACGACCAGATCGAGCAGGTCCCGTGCACCCTCGAGCAGGTGCTGGACGCGTTGGAGGAGGACCACGAGTACCTCCTCGCGGGCGACGTCTTCACCGAGGACCTGATCCGCACCTGGATCGACTGGAAGCGGGAGAACGAGGTCGCTCCGCTGCGGCTGCGTCCGCACCCTTACGAGTTCGAGATGTACTTCTCGATCTGA
- a CDS encoding SanA/YdcF family protein yields MTAPPTGPDDVPAVPGRRRRRIRWAWVIGVPTAAALSGAAVLGGTTLWIADQSEGRVLTVEQAPIRDVSLVLGAGVSPDGRPTPFLQARLDVALDLYRTGRTRVIIVSGDNRTPTHDEPTVMRSYLVQHGVPIDKVVRDFAGRDSYDSCTRARRIFGVGSLTLVSQAYHLPRAVTLCRAEGVDAVGVGDWTMSQGAYRPAWEWGERREIGAKVKAAWDVVSGRDPVLGPPESAVRDALRHQ; encoded by the coding sequence ATGACGGCCCCCCCGACCGGTCCCGATGACGTGCCCGCCGTCCCCGGCAGGCGCCGCAGGCGCATCCGGTGGGCCTGGGTGATCGGCGTCCCCACGGCCGCTGCGCTGTCGGGAGCCGCGGTGCTCGGCGGGACGACGCTGTGGATCGCCGACCAGTCCGAGGGGCGCGTCCTGACCGTCGAGCAGGCCCCGATCCGGGACGTCTCGCTGGTGCTCGGCGCCGGCGTCTCCCCCGACGGTCGGCCCACGCCCTTCCTGCAGGCCCGGCTGGACGTGGCCCTGGACCTCTACCGCACCGGCCGCACGCGGGTGATCATCGTCTCCGGCGACAACCGCACCCCCACGCATGACGAGCCCACCGTGATGCGCAGCTACCTGGTGCAGCACGGCGTGCCCATCGACAAGGTGGTGCGCGATTTCGCCGGCCGCGACTCCTACGACTCCTGCACGCGCGCCCGGCGGATCTTCGGCGTCGGCTCGCTGACCCTGGTCAGCCAGGCCTATCACCTGCCGCGCGCGGTCACCCTGTGCCGGGCCGAGGGCGTGGACGCCGTCGGGGTCGGCGACTGGACCATGTCCCAGGGCGCCTACCGCCCGGCCTGGGAGTGGGGCGAGCGGCGGGAGATCGGCGCCAAGGTCAAGGCCGCGTGGGACGTGGTGTCCGGGCGGGACCCGGTGCTCGGGCCGCCCGAGAGCGCGGTCCGCGACGCGCTGAGGCACCAGTGA
- a CDS encoding tyrosine-type recombinase/integrase → MASLARRPDGRWRARYRDDDGREHARHFRTRAEGRRWLDEITASRVMGTYVDPDLARITVGQWADRWLAGYRGKRATTVRQAEVHLKVIRADWDGRTLRSIKPSEVRVWTARLSERYAPSTTYAIYRRFQQLMLAAIDEGIITRSPCRTADAPPQAAQRSYVLTGDQVWALHDAIAPRLQVAVLLGAFAGLRVAEVTGLRVQDVDLDRGVVQVRVQHPCEPLKTRRARRDVPIPTELVDRIRADLAARPGPTVVTNAYGRQASPAVVEQAFRAARDRVPGLPPGVRFHDLRHHFASYLIGAGLDLKLVQLTLGHQSATTTLDIYGHLLDEAGDATRAATRDRMAARADQVRTVGAAPPP, encoded by the coding sequence GTGGCGAGCCTGGCCAGGAGGCCCGACGGACGCTGGCGCGCCCGTTACCGCGACGACGACGGGCGCGAGCACGCCCGCCACTTCCGCACCCGCGCCGAGGGGCGTCGCTGGCTGGACGAGATCACCGCGTCGCGGGTCATGGGCACGTACGTGGACCCCGACCTCGCGCGGATCACGGTGGGGCAGTGGGCCGACCGTTGGCTGGCGGGCTACCGGGGCAAGCGCGCGACGACGGTGCGCCAGGCCGAGGTGCACCTGAAGGTCATCCGGGCCGACTGGGACGGACGCACGCTGCGCTCCATCAAGCCCTCCGAGGTCCGGGTGTGGACCGCCCGGCTGTCCGAGCGCTACGCCCCCAGCACGACCTACGCGATCTACCGCCGCTTCCAGCAGCTGATGCTCGCCGCGATCGACGAGGGGATCATCACCCGCTCGCCGTGCCGCACGGCCGACGCACCACCCCAGGCCGCCCAGCGGTCCTACGTCCTCACCGGTGACCAGGTGTGGGCCCTGCACGACGCCATCGCTCCCCGGCTGCAGGTCGCCGTCCTGCTCGGGGCCTTCGCCGGCCTGCGGGTCGCGGAGGTGACCGGCCTGCGGGTCCAGGACGTCGACCTGGACCGGGGCGTGGTGCAGGTCCGGGTGCAGCATCCCTGCGAGCCCCTCAAGACCCGCCGGGCCCGGCGCGACGTGCCGATCCCGACGGAGCTCGTCGACCGGATCCGGGCAGACCTGGCCGCCCGCCCCGGACCCACGGTCGTCACGAACGCCTATGGGCGCCAGGCCTCCCCGGCGGTCGTCGAGCAGGCCTTCCGGGCGGCGCGGGACAGGGTGCCCGGCCTGCCGCCCGGGGTGCGCTTCCACGACTTGCGGCACCACTTCGCGTCATACCTCATCGGCGCCGGCCTGGACCTCAAGCTGGTGCAGCTCACCCTCGGCCACCAGAGCGCCACGACTACGCTTGACATCTACGGCCACCTGCTCGACGAGGCCGGTGACGCGACCCGGGCCGCCACCCGAGATCGGATGGCGGCCCGTGCGGACCAGGTGCGGACCGTGGGGGCTGCCCCACCGCCGTGA
- a CDS encoding DUF4191 domain-containing protein: MARQSSGSTKATSSRPPRPGTEQSSSTGGATKASRFARRGKAPADPSKPGRVAQVKQAYGFAKQVDPRITWWMLGTFLVTLLVMVGIGLLVGHPWYFLILGVPLAALATMIVMSRRTDKGAYSMIAGKPGATLAALQSVRRGGWYIEQEPIAADGRPKGQDYSQVATVYRAIGRPGVVLVAEGPTSRATKLLVEERRKVERFASGSPVHTWRVDETETDDPQVVSVRKLAMKLQRMKPVLTKEEVGVVNKRLKAMTGIRHTGLPAGMDPSRIRGQRPR, translated from the coding sequence ATGGCACGTCAGTCCTCCGGCAGCACCAAGGCCACCAGCAGCAGGCCCCCCCGCCCCGGCACCGAGCAGAGCTCGTCCACCGGCGGCGCGACCAAGGCCTCCCGCTTCGCCCGTCGCGGGAAGGCCCCGGCCGACCCGAGCAAGCCGGGGCGCGTCGCCCAGGTCAAGCAGGCCTACGGCTTCGCCAAGCAGGTCGACCCGCGGATCACCTGGTGGATGCTCGGGACCTTCCTGGTGACCCTGCTGGTGATGGTGGGCATCGGCCTGCTCGTGGGTCACCCGTGGTACTTCCTGATCCTCGGTGTACCCCTGGCCGCCCTCGCCACGATGATCGTGATGAGCCGTCGCACCGACAAGGGTGCCTACTCGATGATCGCCGGCAAGCCCGGCGCGACCCTGGCCGCGCTGCAGTCGGTCCGCCGGGGTGGGTGGTACATCGAGCAGGAGCCGATCGCCGCCGACGGCCGCCCCAAGGGCCAGGACTACTCCCAGGTCGCCACGGTCTATCGCGCGATAGGCCGCCCCGGCGTCGTGCTCGTCGCCGAGGGCCCGACGTCCCGGGCCACGAAGCTGCTCGTCGAGGAGCGCCGCAAGGTCGAGCGCTTCGCCTCCGGCTCGCCGGTGCACACCTGGCGCGTGGACGAGACCGAGACCGACGACCCGCAGGTGGTGTCGGTGCGCAAGCTCGCGATGAAGCTCCAGCGGATGAAGCCGGTCCTCACCAAGGAGGAGGTCGGCGTCGTGAACAAGCGCCTCAAGGCGATGACCGGCATCCGGCACACCGGGCTCCCGGCCGGCATGGACCCGAGCCGGATCCGCGGGCAGCGTCCGCGCTGA
- a CDS encoding RDD family protein: protein MVDREQIGSWLDGPGGQMAQGAYAGERLGLPPAGPGAMAPLGRRVLALLVDWLLCLAIAIGLFRMPIGATGARSFIPLAVLFVEYVLLVGTGGATLGHRLLGMQVRMAHGGPIGLIGAALRTLLLLLVIPPVVWDGDGRGLHDKAVGSVIVRTR, encoded by the coding sequence GTGGTGGATCGCGAGCAGATCGGCAGCTGGCTGGACGGACCGGGCGGGCAGATGGCGCAGGGCGCCTACGCGGGCGAACGGCTCGGCCTGCCTCCGGCGGGCCCCGGCGCCATGGCGCCCCTGGGCAGGCGGGTGCTCGCGCTGCTCGTCGACTGGCTGCTGTGCCTGGCCATCGCGATCGGTCTGTTCCGTATGCCGATCGGCGCCACGGGAGCCCGGTCCTTCATCCCCCTCGCGGTGCTCTTCGTGGAGTACGTCCTGCTCGTCGGCACCGGCGGCGCCACCCTCGGCCACCGGCTGCTCGGGATGCAGGTGCGGATGGCTCACGGCGGCCCGATCGGCCTGATCGGTGCCGCGCTGCGCACCCTGCTGCTGCTCCTGGTGATCCCGCCCGTCGTGTGGGACGGCGACGGGCGCGGCCTGCACGACAAGGCGGTCGGCAGCGTCATCGTGCGCACCCGCTGA
- the lipB gene encoding lipoyl(octanoyl) transferase LipB, translating to MRFEHLGFAPDLVDYQQAWDHQREVHAQVVAGELPDTTMLLEHERVYTAGKRTEPHERPWDGTPVVDVDRGGKITWHGPGQLVGYPIVHLPSNRDVVAHVRRIEDMMMGVCADLGVETARVAGRSGVWVMADEHGGDRKIGAIGIRVSRDVTMHGFSLNCDCDLSWAQVIVPCGIVDAGVTSLSRELDRDVTVQEVLPLAEHHLERVFDMSTDEAVAAARQRGTVPGTTPLPETLH from the coding sequence ATGCGTTTCGAGCACCTCGGGTTCGCCCCGGACCTTGTCGACTACCAGCAGGCCTGGGACCACCAGCGGGAGGTCCACGCGCAGGTCGTGGCCGGGGAGCTGCCCGACACGACCATGCTGCTGGAGCACGAGCGGGTCTACACCGCGGGCAAGCGCACCGAGCCGCACGAGCGGCCCTGGGACGGCACCCCCGTCGTCGACGTCGACCGCGGCGGCAAGATCACCTGGCACGGTCCCGGGCAGCTGGTGGGCTACCCGATCGTGCACCTGCCGAGCAACCGCGACGTCGTCGCCCACGTGCGGCGCATCGAGGACATGATGATGGGCGTGTGCGCCGACCTCGGGGTCGAGACCGCGCGGGTGGCCGGGCGCAGCGGGGTCTGGGTGATGGCCGACGAGCACGGCGGTGACCGCAAGATCGGCGCGATCGGGATCCGGGTCAGCCGCGACGTGACCATGCACGGCTTCTCGCTCAACTGCGACTGCGACCTGTCCTGGGCCCAGGTGATCGTCCCCTGCGGGATCGTCGACGCCGGGGTCACGAGCCTGTCCCGCGAGCTGGACCGCGACGTCACGGTGCAGGAGGTGCTCCCGCTGGCCGAGCACCACCTGGAGCGGGTCTTCGACATGAGCACGGACGAGGCCGTCGCGGCGGCCCGGCAGCGGGGCACGGTGCCGGGCACCACTCCCCTGCCCGAGACGCTGCACTGA